The following coding sequences lie in one Xyrauchen texanus isolate HMW12.3.18 chromosome 25, RBS_HiC_50CHRs, whole genome shotgun sequence genomic window:
- the LOC127619331 gene encoding uncharacterized protein LOC127619331: MAALELHCGPDPGGCGWGGERVDLLDSFDSEMQEWEDQLQEMQRKIEELYNEVKARREANETNTNHLTNNKSLNITLLPVNQANGYPSGRPNNNLPVRQSNGVQGGPSVMRSFGFHHPSNYCNGSNNYMLNPLSNSSHNPNSCHNIDNQDTTLDILNRYLQQGTQLGNNQRNLGAPNTAYPVSHSYQDSMKTSPGTNRTASGVVVEEFEEVENKNKKSSLDEFQARHVSWKDPISSNNHLTKYSASKQPIKQRNASPVPSRSTYHESSQQPDRKCLLVDRKCGSPSVLRKFGAMLQENEGKTLIEDGLMTTVISTEPPRHVNTSVCQSKFDSRWTSTHVPIQKCIADCDVPMAELEPGQDPWAAVPPQHLLQNRDSEMVGSAPEKNGLAFNLSPSQSHLKAGYHKNAPGPKTHKAGFQYEDLFSDYRMVERILGAGSQHYGKVHTGLNLDQLLEMMEIENSRSQIVTVTQQLDTKQVIRESSPAPITSNFSRPSRPANQRRPSRWAKHTPPSKIPPTSCPPSPRLKARPFLNSLHTETVIM; the protein is encoded by the exons ATGGCCGCACTGGAATTGCACTGTGGGCCGGATCCTGGGGGTTGTGGGTGGGGTGGAGAGAGAGTTGACCTGCTGGACAGTTTTGACTCTGAGATGCAAGAATGGGAAGATCAGCTTCAGGAAATGCAGAGGAAGATTGAAGAG TTGTATAATGAGGTCAAAGCACGAAGAGAAGCCAACGAGACCAACACAAACCATCTCACCAACAACAAAAGCCTTAACATTACCTTGCTTCCTGTTAACCAAGCCAATGGTTATCCATCTGGTCGCCCCAACAACAACCTCCCAGTTCGTCAATCCAATGGAGTTCAAGGTGGTCCTTCAGTTATGAGAAGCTTTGGGTTTCACCATCCCAGCAATTACTGTAATGGCTCCAACAATTACATGCTTAATCCACTAAGCAATAGCAGCCATAACCCTAACAGTTGTCATAATATTGACAACCAGGACACCACACTAGATATCCTCAACCGATACCTCCAACAGGGGACACAATTGGGAAATAACCAAAGGAATCTTGGAGCTCCAAACACA GCATATCCAGTTTCACACAGTTATCAGGACAGTATGAAGACAAGCCCTGGGACAAACAG GACTGCCTCAGGCGTAGTTGTGGAAGAGTTTGAGGAGGTTGAGAACAAGAACAAGAAATCAAGTCTGGATGAGTTTCAGGCTCGTCATGTTAGTTGGAAAGACCCGATTTCATCAAACAACCATCTCACTAAATATTCAGCTTCTAAACAGCCAATTAAACAGAGAAATGCATCACCCGTTCCCTCTCGTTCCACCTACCATGAGTCATCACAACAACCTGACAGAAAGTGCCTCTTGGTCGACAGGAAGTGTGGTAGTCCATCAGTGTTGCGTAAGTTTGGCGCTATGTTGCAGGAGAACGAGGGGAAAACCCTGATTGAGGATGGTCTCATGACCACTGTGATCTCTACTGAACCGCCAAGGCATGTCAACACTTCCGTCTGCCAGAGCAAGTTCGACTCCAGGTGGACGTCCACACATGTGCCCATCCAGAAATGCATTGCAGACTGTGATGTACCGATGGCGGAACTGGAGCCCGGCCAGGATCCTTGGGCAGCTGTTCCCCCTCAACATTTGCTCCAGAACAGAGACAGCGAGATGGTTGGCTCTGCtcctgagaaaaatggcttggcCTTCAACCTAAGCCCTTCGCAGTCGCACCTAAAAGCAGGGTACCACAAGAATGCTCCTGGACCTAAAACCCATAAAGCAGGCTTCCAGTATGAGGACCTATTCTCTGACTACCGGATGGTAGAGAGGATTCTGGGAGCAGGGTCTCAACATTATGGCAAGGTACACACAGGTCTCAACCTGGACCAACttctggaaatgatggagatAGAGAACAGTAGAAGTCAGATAGTCACTGTCACCCAACAACTGGACACCAAGCAG GTCATACGTGAATCGTCTCCTGCCCCCATCACAAGCAATTTTTCTCGTCCTTCTCGGCCAGCCAATCAACGTCGTCCATCCAGATGGGCAAAGCATACCCCCCCAAGCAAAATCCCCCCTACGTCCTGCCCACCAAGCCCCAGACTGAAAGCCAGACCATTCTTAAACTCCCTGCACACAGAAACTGTCATCATGTGA